The following coding sequences lie in one Nocardioides sambongensis genomic window:
- a CDS encoding PspC domain-containing protein, with protein sequence MSNEHPNPQSYGQSYGQSYGPSSGPSYAQPHPQPYAPTGPRRLTRSRIDRKVGGVCGGAAVYAGIDPTAMRLLMVAATVFTGGAAILVYLAGWLLMPED encoded by the coding sequence ATGAGCAACGAGCACCCGAACCCCCAGTCCTACGGCCAGTCCTACGGCCAGTCCTACGGCCCGTCCAGCGGCCCGTCCTACGCCCAGCCCCATCCCCAGCCCTACGCCCCGACCGGTCCGCGCCGGCTGACCCGCAGCCGGATCGACCGCAAGGTCGGCGGCGTGTGCGGCGGAGCCGCCGTCTACGCCGGGATCGACCCGACCGCGATGCGACTGCTGATGGTCGCCGCCACCGTCTTCACCGGAGGGGCCGCGATCCTGGTCTACCTCGCCGGCTGGCTGTTGATGCCCGAGGACTGA
- a CDS encoding putative protein N(5)-glutamine methyltransferase yields the protein MPQPDTASLAATLRAAGCVFAEEEAALLVEAADGTDRLAELTRRRVAGEPLEYVVGWVAFDGHRIHLEPGVFIPRQRTTWLVEIAGEHLPPTGATVVDLGCGSGALGVALAHRFPGLVVHAVDIDPTAVAVARANLAASPAAARAHVGDLTAPLPHALRGTVDAIVANLPYVPSTARALMPAESRDHEPAATTDGGADGLDHVRRLAERAPAWLRPGGVVLVETGDAGTGQDARAAAAFASAGLRPEIRYDEERGATVVLGTSAGR from the coding sequence GTGCCGCAGCCCGACACCGCCTCCCTCGCGGCCACCCTGCGTGCCGCCGGCTGCGTCTTCGCCGAGGAGGAGGCCGCCCTGCTGGTCGAGGCCGCCGACGGCACCGACCGGTTGGCCGAGCTGACCCGGCGCCGCGTCGCCGGCGAGCCCTTGGAGTACGTCGTCGGGTGGGTGGCCTTCGACGGCCACCGCATCCACCTGGAGCCGGGCGTCTTCATCCCGCGGCAGCGCACCACCTGGCTGGTCGAGATCGCCGGGGAGCACCTGCCGCCGACCGGCGCCACGGTCGTGGACCTCGGCTGCGGCTCCGGCGCACTCGGGGTCGCCCTGGCCCACCGGTTCCCCGGTCTGGTGGTGCACGCGGTGGACATCGATCCCACCGCCGTCGCGGTCGCCCGCGCCAACCTCGCCGCCTCGCCGGCCGCCGCCCGGGCCCACGTCGGCGACCTCACCGCCCCGCTCCCCCACGCGCTGCGCGGCACCGTCGACGCGATCGTCGCGAACCTGCCCTACGTGCCGAGCACGGCCCGCGCGCTGATGCCGGCCGAGTCCCGCGACCACGAGCCGGCCGCCACCACCGACGGCGGCGCCGACGGCCTGGACCACGTGCGCCGGCTCGCGGAGCGGGCCCCGGCGTGGCTGCGGCCCGGTGGCGTCGTACTGGTGGAGACCGGGGACGCGGGCACCGGTCAGGACGCGCGGGCGGCGGCCGCGTTCGCGAGTGCCGGGCTGCGCCCGGAGATCCGGTACGACGAGGAGCGCGGCGCGACCGTGGTGCTCGGCACCTCAGCGGGTCGGTGA
- a CDS encoding glycerophosphodiester phosphodiesterase family protein, with protein MRPQVVAHRGASHEIAEHTLGAYVAALDAGAEGLECDVRLTADGHLVCVHDRTLRRTAANPGLVSTMDLADLSELDFSAWKNPWAELDDEAPDRDETLDGVLTLRRLLETVADYERPVEVAIETKHPTRFGGLVEKRLVEMLRDFGWTRADSPVRVMSFSFTALQRVERMEPGVRLVQLVDKPSLWPMLRRIVGQDWLLGPGIELLREHPRTVASMVRSGRDLHVWTVNTESDLQLCLDSGVKAVISDRPGHILDLLDGRAAAGDL; from the coding sequence ATGCGACCCCAGGTCGTCGCGCACCGCGGCGCCAGTCACGAGATCGCCGAGCACACCCTCGGGGCCTACGTCGCGGCGCTGGACGCCGGAGCGGAGGGCCTGGAGTGCGACGTCCGGCTCACCGCCGACGGGCACCTGGTCTGCGTGCACGACCGCACCCTGCGCCGCACCGCGGCGAACCCCGGGCTGGTCTCCACGATGGACCTCGCCGACCTCTCCGAGCTCGACTTCTCCGCCTGGAAGAACCCCTGGGCCGAGCTGGACGACGAGGCGCCCGACCGGGACGAGACGCTGGACGGGGTGCTCACCCTGCGCCGCCTGCTGGAGACCGTGGCGGACTACGAACGTCCGGTGGAGGTGGCGATCGAGACCAAGCACCCCACCCGGTTCGGCGGTCTGGTCGAGAAGCGCCTGGTGGAGATGCTGCGGGACTTCGGCTGGACGCGCGCGGACTCCCCGGTCCGGGTGATGAGCTTCTCCTTCACCGCCCTGCAGCGGGTGGAGCGGATGGAGCCGGGCGTCCGGCTGGTCCAGCTGGTCGACAAGCCCAGCCTCTGGCCGATGCTGCGCCGGATCGTCGGCCAGGACTGGCTGCTCGGCCCCGGCATCGAGCTGCTCCGCGAACATCCGCGCACCGTGGCCAGCATGGTCCGTTCCGGGCGGGACCTGCACGTGTGGACGGTCAACACCGAGTCCGACCTGCAGCTGTGCCTGGACTCCGGGGTGAAGGCGGTCATCTCGGACCGGCCGGGGCACATCCTCGACCTGCTGGACGGGCGGGCCGCGGCCGGCGACCTGTGA